The Dioscorea cayenensis subsp. rotundata cultivar TDr96_F1 chromosome 11, TDr96_F1_v2_PseudoChromosome.rev07_lg8_w22 25.fasta, whole genome shotgun sequence genomic interval GCCAAAATTTCCTGTGGACTTGAACCAATTTATGTAAATGCAGCTTCTAAATAACTCTATCAGGGTTCATATATGACACTGTCAAAGCACATGTGTTCAGGATAAACAATAGAGAGAATATTCATAATTATCTTGACAAAAAATTTGCTTCATAACAGAAAATTATTAAGatagttgttttttttcccaaaatgtACAAACCACTATTTACACTATTCATCCTGATCCTGAGGAGGATCTGCACGGAACTCACACACCAAAGGCCTATACCAACATTGGCTAAATTATTAAGATAGGTGACTAagaccaaaaaaacaaaagaaaataggaattaTGCCAACATAGTCCTTTCCATAGACGGTGAGTGAATTGGGCACGCCAAAAATTCAACCTCAACATATAGCTTCTGGACAGCAAAATTTTCTACTTCAGACAAGGACAGGAGAAATGGAACTAAAGGACAAACCTAACAAAAGAACAAGCAACAAAAGGATGAAAAGTTCCAATATTTAGACATGACATGGTCATCCACAATTATATTTCTCACTATCAAACTAACACAAAGTCCTATTGTCAAAAGGCATTTACCAAAGCATTCCATTACAGCGGCTCTTCTAAAAAGACTGATATTATAGGataagaacaaaataaataaagaataaataaataaccgaATCAGAATGAACAACTGTAGAAAAAGAACAAGCAGGTACCTTTTGATCCTCTTCATGGCATCCTTACTGATTTCGGACGGCTTATCATTCGGCCCCATCCTCTTCTTCAAGAATTCATCCCCCCACCTGAGCCGATCAACAGTCACATCTCCACACCACAATATACCCTTGATCACCATCCCCGATCCCTTGGCAATCACCTTGGCCATCGATCCACTATAGTCCTCCACATTCGGCGCAATCGTGGTCCAATACGCGGCCGAACGCTCCTCCATCATTTCCTTCTTGGGCCCGGCCACCATCTCCGCCGGTGCCACCTCCCTCGCCACCGACCCATCCAGCACCTCCCCACCCTTCGTTGGTGTCTTCACCTCTTGCATAGAAAAGCTCGTATATGTCTCAAGCAATCGATCCAATTCACCAAGGAGCTTCTCCTGGCCCTTGGACGCGAAAGTGAGGCCATAGTTAAGGATCGTGCTCTCAGGATCATCTTTATCAGCGGGGAGTGGAAGGGAGAAGAAGTAATGAGAGGAATCAAGCTTGACGGAAGGGGAATCACGGGCAAGGGGCCACTGAACGGAACCAACGGAAGCGAAAGCAGCGACCTCGGAGTCACCCTGGCGGAGGCGGAGGATGGAAAGATCACCAGTGGCGAGTTCGACGCTACGTTGGCGGTCAATGAGATGGAGGATCGCGCCGGGTACGGAGAGGATGGTGTCCTCCACGGGGGGAGGGAGGGGGGTGGAGCGATCTGGAGGCGAGTCGGGGAAGAGGTTCTCGGCGAGGTCCGACACGTCGATGGAGGGGTACATCGGCGGCGATGATGACGATGGAGGAGCAGAGGGTTGGGGAGCAGAGAGAGAAGGGTAGAGAGAAGAACTGgaagacgaggaggaggaggaggaggcgaAGGGAGAGAGGGAGTCGGGGTTGGAGGAGAGGACGGAGGGGTAGAGAGGAGTCTTGGAGGGGGGTTGCTGGGAAGCCATTGGAGCAAGCTCGAGAACGAGGAGGAGTATAATATAGGGACGAGACTTGGGAACGAAGGAAGGAAGGAAGAGCGGTGTGCGTGGCGGTGAAGTGTGAAAGACGCGTGGCGAGAGTGCGTGCGGGTGTACGTTGCGGATACGGTGGATGTAACTGTTGGCACGATCTGGAAACTTGGCTAAGTAATAGAGTGTTGATGTATTGACTGGTGACCCGGGCCGAGGCCCGAGCCCGACTGGCGTTggttacaaatttttttttttttttttaatttggttttttatattatttgaattcGGTTATTCAATTTGTGCAAATTATGAGGTGATGTTTTGCTAATTCtaattaaaaacatgaatcaagtgtttatttttattaacggATTCAAATAGAAGTTAAGTTTGTTAGATTGTCCTATAATAATCCTAAATGATCATAGATATTAAACTAAATTTTAGGGTCTATTTGGTGAAAGTGGATAGGTACGAggaatggaataaaaaaatatatgggtatgataaacttatttttatcttgtatttGATTTGATGCGCACTAGATTAACCATCAATTAGCAtttttgttatcttattttatttttgaaaaaactatgaattatatgtaaaatgaaaaaattaacctttatttatggtttagttatatattaaaaatatatatacatttttatatttatttcgtCGTTAAAAGGCTTCTTGTCAAAGGTCAGAGTGTGTTGATAGAAAGAAGAGATATAATGAAACCCTTGTAGTTGAGAGGCTTCTCGTATAAGCCTAGAGTGTGACGATAGAAAGAATAAGAGATATAAGGCCTTGACGAGGGAGAGAGATCGAGTAAAAAGATTTAAaagtagattttatttttttttatcatatcctatcCCTCCGGCATATGATTATTTATCAAGTGATCGGTGGAAATAAAGTGGGTTAATTAGATAAAGCTATCATATCTTGctcaccaaataaaaattaaaagcatcaTAACTTATCTTATTACATCCTTCTTATCCCACGAGACAGGcccttaattatttatattaatatatgtaataGTTAATTAGAAATACTAATATTAGTGCATACTCCCTTCGTTTCTGTATAGTTGTCAACTTTAACTAATTCAtaccgattaaaaaaaattgattaaaagtagttagttacttatattttataaaaaattccattACTTTCGAAAACTACCtctatttaaaactccactagtggagtatataatttaatatgggtaaatttgaaaaaattatttaatgctgcacgaaatttctaatgtgacaatTAAAAAAGAACAGAGAAGAGCTTCAAAAGgtgacaactaaaaaagaatGGAGGGATCAAGTATCAATCATATTTACCTATTAAAGTAAATTTTgtgttcaaaatatttattttaattaaaattaatctagttaaaattaaagtaattatgcatataattttttaaaaaacaattttaaatgacAATACTAACCTGCTATCATATAACACACAGCTCATGCTCTATTAATTAGCTTATAAAAAATCAGATTATGTCATGATTCGacctattaatatttttaatgactTCTATAACCTgtaactaatataaaattatattgaactGAAAATTTTTGGATGAAATAATTCATGAAATATTTGTTAAAGTTTTAGTAATTATGT includes:
- the LOC120272247 gene encoding protein EARLY-RESPONSIVE TO DEHYDRATION 7, chloroplastic yields the protein MASQQPPSKTPLYPSVLSSNPDSLSPFASSSSSSSSSSSLYPSLSAPQPSAPPSSSSPPMYPSIDVSDLAENLFPDSPPDRSTPLPPPVEDTILSVPGAILHLIDRQRSVELATGDLSILRLRQGDSEVAAFASVGSVQWPLARDSPSVKLDSSHYFFSLPLPADKDDPESTILNYGLTFASKGQEKLLGELDRLLETYTSFSMQEVKTPTKGGEVLDGSVAREVAPAEMVAGPKKEMMEERSAAYWTTIAPNVEDYSGSMAKVIAKGSGMVIKGILWCGDVTVDRLRWGDEFLKKRMGPNDKPSEISKDAMKRIKRVKKVTRMSEKVANGVLSGVVKVSGYFTGSIVNSKAGKKFFSLLPGEVVLASLDGFGKICDAVEVAGKNVLSTSSVVTTGLVSHRYGEQAGAMTKESLDAGGHAIGTAWAVFKIRKALNPKSAMKPTTLATSAVKAAAADLRAKQSK